Below is a window of Pyrobaculum aerophilum str. IM2 DNA.
TCGAATACATAAAACGTTGCCATCTTATCGCCTACTTTACACACAGCCTTTTTCTCCGTCACGAAACACGACATGGGCTTTCCCCTCCATTCCCCTTCCCACCAAAATGCGCGCCTAAGGGCGTACTCACTAATTAGCGGTTCGGCGTATTTCCCCCCGTATTCGGCGATTGCCATTTTCGCCATTTCGCACATGCCGTAGTAAAGCTCTAGCCGCTTCACTAATTTGCTCCCTCCCCCGGCAGGATTGGCCACCTGAAGCATCTGCGATATCACTCCTTCAGCGCGGCCATTTTTCAAGCCGCGTGGATGTTCGCGACGGCGTGGGCTGAGCTCTCGCGGCTGTGGAGATTTGGCATAGAGAATGGCCTATACGCCGATCACATTCTTAATAAGCTTGAGGGCATTAGAAAATACGTGGAGGAGTACGCTAACAGGCTGAGGATTGAGTACACGCTGTACAGCCTCCCCGGCGTTGACCCGTGGGTAGAGGTT
It encodes the following:
- a CDS encoding PaRep2a protein, producing MLQVANPAGGGSKLVKRLELYYGMCEMAKMAIAEYGGKYAEPLISEYALRRAFWWEGEWRGKPMSCFVTEKKAVCKVGDKMATFYVFDTPRGVYLRPEIKLLDEWVKVAHRGDDS